The DNA window GCAGCCCTTTGTTCTTTACAAGAGTGACTATTCTGGTTATTTTTAGCCATGACATCATTCTTTAAAAATtgcctttgatttttttttgggggggaggtgGAAAAAACCAGAGAAATGAATAATAGAGACGTTCATCCGTACCTTGATGGCTTCTTCGTACTCATCtgaaatcaaagtcaacattttgggGGTGAAGACAAGTGGTGTTTGATTAGAATGGATGACTATGCCGCGCATCCCTCGATATACGAACAGGTACTGATCTCACCTTGACTGTTGATGCAAATCTGCAAGAAAGAGGGTTAAGGTTAGGTTGGATTCCGGTTTGTATTATCTTGACTTGCAGTGTTATTACTTACCTCTTCGTTCTCCTCGTCAAAGTACTTGACTTGAAAGTGGTTGATCCCGAACGAGGCTTTAATCTGAATTTCAAAGCAAACACAACCATTCAATGTGTCAATTGGACACGTTGGTGTTTAAATGCGCGTTTGAGGAACTAGGAAATATAATAGCAAAATCATTAAATGTGTCAATAAGGCAAGTTTGTGTTTAAATGCGCGTCCGTGTGAGCAAGAATGAGGTTGGAGGCTACAGGCCGCGAGCAGGCCTGCTCTGGCCGCAACTGCGCCAACACGCTCGGCTCGGCTCACCCAGGCTTCCACGGAGCTCCACTCCAGCTTGTCCAGGTCGCTCGCCAGGAACCTCTTGACGTTGCCACGGAAGTTGACTTTAACGGTGACGGGCAGGCCCATGTTTGATGAAGGTGTCCCCGGACTGTCCGCTCTTGTTTACATCGTCAGCTGCGTCACGCCACAATATGCTGACGTATCCCCGCGCACGCGCGGTACGACCCGCCCGGCGTCGCTTGTTGACGTCGTCATCAGGCGGCGCACAAGTGTGGGGACAGCAACACGTTTCCCGCTCCGCTCGTCCGCTTCTCTGCCATCTGCCAGCATAAGATGTCGTCCCTGCTCAAAGTGGATAATGAAATTAAAACCAAGGTACGCTGCGGGCTTCCCAAATCCTCCTTGACGCCGCGGTGTGTTTGCTAGCCCGTTAGCTTGGCTTTTACAGCGCCAGGCCGTGCTAGCGGCGGCTAGCCGGCTTCTTTCCCGCCTGCGACATCAGAGCTCTTTCCCCGGGGGCAGATGTCGCCAAGACGGCGGATAACTACTTTGTTGATGAACAACGCCTCACTTTCTGCTGTCGGAAGAAGATTTTGCGTGACTATTGCACACTGAGGCAGGCCGCTGAGCGCCCGCAGTGTGGTGTTGTGAGCTAGGGCATATatgaactacactacccagcatgcagcaGTAGTGACGCGCATGCGCGATACGTAGCCGTGTCGGCAGCGAGGATGAGTTTTTTCTTATAAGGGAAACGCAGCATGGAGCGCTGCTGCTtcctggcgctgacgagacgcggggccgccatcttggagtggtgatctgctccattcagtgcaattcatttggcaggagcaatgaactgtcagcgcatttcattcatcttacctcactcaATACCACTCCTTTTCATCccctttttgtcatacgtgtagctatgactAAGGACACATGTTTAGCGTGCttgagaatagaatagaatagaaagtacttcattgatccctgggggaaattcaaaaaacatttattatttatagttTTCTTTACAGTAatggaatattcttatatgctacaaGTGATCAGACGTCCCAGATAAAAACTGGGAATATGATCCCAGAGAATGAGGAAAAAAACgttcagctatttttaagttgaagaaacaaaatgattaggttatatatacatgcatatattctACATGAACAATGTCTAAATACATTAGATACctatctgggcttcacggtggaagaggggttagtgcgtctgcctcacaatgcgaaggtcctgcagtcctgggttcaatcccaggctcgtgatctttctgtgtggagtttgcatgttctccccgtgaatgtgtgggttcccttcctcccacctccaaagacatgcacctggggataggttgattggcaacactaaattgaccctagtgtgtgaatgtgagtgtgaatgttgtccgtctatctgtgttggccctgcgatgagatggcgacttgtccaggatgtacaccgccttccgcctgattgtagttgagctaggcgccagcgccccccgcgaccacaaaagggaataagcggtagaaaatgaatggatggatggatctatataTCTTATAGTCTGTATCTcggttgctgcagcagcagagataTTATTCTGTGTTGCCTTTTCCTGTTTATCACATATTTTGTCCCGCACATTTCACAAATAATAAGtgatagataaatgataaatgggttgtacttgcatagcgcttttctaccatcaaggtactcaaagcgctttgacactacttccacatttacccattcacacacacattcacacactgatggagggagctgccatgcaaggagctaagcagcacccatcaggagcaagggtgaagtgttttgttcaggacacaacggacgtgacgaggttggtactaggtggggattgaagcagggaccctcgggttgcgcacggtcactttctcactgcgccacgccgtccctacaaagGTGGGCTACATTTAATTGGGTTGTAAAGCTAGACTAAATttgtggtacaatacaatcagcaagataggctggagctagaccgtggagtattttatacctaagtagtaaaaccttaaagtcacatctttagtgcacaggaagccagtgcaggtgagccagtatagtcctaatatgatcaaactatctagttcttgtcaaaagtttagcagccgtTCTTAACTAATCTGTTTTCATATGTACAATTCTAAATGAAACACCTAAAGCAGTCTTGAAAATAACATGTGCTCTGCATGTGTGTTCAGGTTGATGCATTTAGAGAGCGTATCACTGCAGAGGTGAGTATTTGTGCTACTGCCACCACTACCATATCTttctattttctttttatttcctTGTCATTTTCCTAAGTTGTCAATCTCTTTCAGGCCGAGGACCTAGTTGCTAATTTTTTCCCAAAGAAGTTACTGGAACTCGACCTCTTCCTTAAGGTTAGTGTTTATTGCACTTATGATGCCTTCCATTTGCACtgggaagaaatgaacaaattaaaaagatggtttaacAAAAACCgactatccttgaatctcagtaaaactaaaataatgctatttactagggctgtgaatctttgggtgtcccacgattcgattcactatcaattcttggggtcacgattcgataatatatcgagttatttcgattcgattcaaaaactatatttttccgattcagaacgattctgtattcattcaatacatagatttcagcaggatctaccagtctgctgacatgctagcagagtagtagatttaaaataaattaaaaaaaagcttttataattgttaaggacaatgttttatcaactgattgcaataatgtaaaattgtGTTAACTAttaaggaagcaaaaatatgacttattttatctttgtgaaaacattggacccagtgtgttgtccagcttatgagatgccatgcaagtgtaagccactgtgacactattgttctttttattatttttataaatgtctaatgataatgtcaatgagggatttttaatcactgctatgctgaaattataattaatattgatactgttgttgatgatattcatttttgtttcattacttttggtttgttctgtgtggtgtttgtgtctcctctcaattgctctgtttattgcagttctgagtgttgctgggtcaggtttgcttttggaattggattgcattgttatggtattgctgtgtagtgatttgttggattgatttaaaaaaaaacaaaaaacgatttttaaaaaatgagaatcgattctgaatcgctcaacaaacgatttgattcgtattcgaatcgattttttcccacagccCTACTATTTACTAACAGTTGGAAAGAGCATCattcacgaatacaaatagacggagtagatattgaaagggtaaattGTATTAATTGATGAtgaaattaactggaaatctcatagaACATAAGGGGGCaagaaacatttcaataatgaataaagcaaaaataCTTCCTGAGCCAAAAATGACTTCATCTtgtctactgctcgctagtgttacatatctgactcattgtgcagaaatatggggaaacaactacaaacatGCGCTTCATTtgttaaccgtgttacaaaaaagatcaattagactgatacatactgttggatatagagaacatacaaacactttatttattgagtcaaaaatattgaagATGATGATTTGgtcaaattgcaaacagctaaaatgatgcacaaagcaaactataacccgcTACCAAAGAATGTTGAACAATTCTTCTCaattaaagaggagaaatataaccttagaggaaattgtaatttaaaacatttgtatgctcgtacaacacttagaaCATTAAGTATAtcaatatgtggaattaaatgatggaatggatgaagtgaaacattgtactgatatgatccactttaagagctTGTTCCAATGAATAGtgcttccacagtatcatgttagacccgctcgacatccattgctttcggtcccctagagggggggttgcccacatctgaagtcaatcaatcaatcaatcaatgtttacttatatagccctaaatcactagtgtctcaaagggctgcacaaaccaccacgacatcctcggtaggcccacataagggcaaggaaaactcacacccagtgggacattggtgacaataatgacccagtgggacgtcagtgacaatgatgactatgagaaccttagagaggaggaaagcaatggatgtcgagcggatctaacatgatactgtgaaagttcaatccacaatggatacaacacagtcacgagagtccagtccaaagaggatccaagacacagcagcgagaatcccgttcacagcggagccagcaggaaaccatcccaagcgtaggcggaccagcagcgcagagatgtccccagccgatacacagccgaGCAGTAAATGgccaccggaccccctccacacgggagagtgggacatagaagaaaaagaaaagaaacggcagatcaaccggtctaaaaagggagtctatttaaaggctagagtatacaaatgagttttaaggtgagacttaaatgcttctactgaggtggcatcgcgaactgttaccgggagggtattccagagtactggagcccgaacggaaaacgctctatagcccgcagactttttttgggctttgggaatcactaataagccggagtcctttgaacgcagatttcttgccgggacatatggtacaatacaatcggcaagataagatggagctataccgtgtagtattttatacgtaagtagtaaaaccttaaagtcacatcttaagtgcacaggaagccagtgcaggtgagccagtacaggcgtaatgtgatcaaactttcttgttcttgtcaaaagtctagcagccgcattttgtaccaactgtaatcttttaatgctagacatggggagacccgaaaataatacgttacagtagtcctCTCCAGGGTTTCTTATtttattgtcactggcgtcccactggatgtgaattctccctgcccactgggtgtgagttttccttgcccttttgtgggttcttccgaggatgtcgtagtcgtagtgatttgtgcagtcctttgagacatttgtgatttggggctatataaataaacattgattgattgattgaagatttaCGAGAAACaccttcaaccttattgaaaacaagatattcttcatctcagtatgtttatCATGACTGCTTAATGATCTATTCCAAGAACTGCTGTGTTAATCATTCATGGATGTCATTGTGCTACAAAAAGAAGTCAGTAAATGAACTTatgtatttgtaaacgctctgaagtgggattaaataagctgtgcttcttcctattccttttcggagaagatgtaaagtgaaatgatatgaaattgtgtgatgtattatactgtaagtgtgttcatgttccaaCAAAACTTAAGAAAGAAAGAAGTCAGATATTTCAACTGCAACACTGTATTTGGTAGTCTGAAAATTGGATCATTCTCACCACACCCGATTTTGTTTCAAAGATGGCTGTTCTGGATGTAAACATTGAGGTCCGCCTCTATAATATCTGTTCTTAGCACTTCCGAATTGTTTTTCTAGCCCTAAATCAGCCATAGTCAATGTATTGTTGTACGTTTATAAATGTTAATGAGCATGTACAGTATTGGTGTAACTGCTGTACATCGCTAGCAGTATCGTCTCTTTCCTCTTCATCCACCATGTTTGAAGGTTGCAGAAAGAGTGCATGTTTTCCCATAAGCTGTTTAAAATCCGACATGGCAAGTGAAAAGTTGGCTGTCGTATTTGTGGCCCTCTTGATTTCGTCATGGCAACTGGAACGCTCACAACTCGGAGGCCACGTCATTCCCAGCTCACACTTCCAATTTCCCATGTAACTGAAACGCAGCATTACGCAGGGTTCCTCTCGGATGCTGAACGGCgccaaaataataattaagataattttttaatcaatatgaaatAACGTATAATAACCATGAATATTCATTATGTCAGGTACAACAGTTTTGGGTTGTGAACCTGGCGccatcatgtcatttgtaatgaCTAATCAAATGGCCATATCACctttttaaagacaaatatttgtgtttttgttttttaacagtaTCAACgagtcagctttttctcattacacaacgcctttatctctatttttacttTTTCATGGAGAGAGAGAcgtattttttaaatcatttacttTCACATGTACTACTAGCAGGAcaatttgagcagaaatatgtcgtgGAGAAATGAACTCTACACCATTAAACATGGACAAAATGATTTGTCACATGAATGTTTATTGAAGTAACAAATTGTGAAATGAAGAAAACacaattactgtaaaaaaaaacatggtgtttacttttttgatatcaatatgaaacacaaagcagtttggctaatgaagatgaagtccaATAAAAACGCTTCTTTCTCCAACACCACCATGTGGTTCAGTGCAACAGTTAGCCCAGTGGTCGGGAACAttcttggctgagagagccatgaaagacaaatatttgaaaatgtaaaaaataaatttgtGATATGGCTGAAATGTTGACCCGAATAAGGAATACAAATACGAAGACTTGTCTTTAAATATAGGTTTGAGTATGTTTCATTACTAATAACCTGATGACATCACACTACTACCATACTGAAATGATATCAATAATATTCTTTGTTTTATATACTTGAgcgctctgtttaaaaaaaaaaaaaaaaagaaagtcaaatagttgattagtttaaaaaaaaaaaaaaaagaaagtcaaatagttgattatttttgtattcggTAAAAGTCATCTAATAAAGAAATATGAGCAgcaatagaaaaataaaattatatttaataagtGTTAAGAATCTTGGAAACTGATAGATATCAAGTCAAGGACTGAAATTCTTCTACTATGAGCACCCTAAGTTAGTGTCATCATTTGTTGTCTTTTAGGATCCCATCATCAACATAGTGGAGATGAAGGACATCCATTCAGAGATCAACCTGACGGTGCCTGACCCCATCCTGCTGTCAAACCTCCATGACGGGATTGACGGAGTGAggctgcctttttttaatatgacatcatcatcatcatcatcatcaccatggaGCTTGTTATGACTTGACTCCTCTGGCCTGTGCTTCTCAGCAAAACTCCAAAAAGAGGAAGCTGGAGGACGAAGATGCTGTGGACAAGGGTGAGTTGTAGCCTCAGACGAAGATGACGTAGAAGGATTTACCCTCTTCTTCCCACCAAGTGACTGGCACCAAGGTGTTTGTCATGCCGGGAGGGATGATGAAGAGCAACAGCAACCTGGCTGTTCTAATAGAAAAGGTCAAACCGGAGATCCGGACGCTCTTAGAGAAATGTAACACAGTGAGTGTCCTTGCCGTCGCCGTGGAAGGAAAAGCTGTTAGTGGGTCTTCAGCGTGCTTCTCTTGTCCCCGTGCAGGTGAAAATGTGGGTGCAGCTGCTGATTCCCAGGATAGAGGACGGCAACAACTTTGGTGTGTCCATCCAGGAGGAGACTGTTGCTGAACTCCGAACAGTGGAAGGGGAGGCGTCTTGTTACCTGGACCAGATAACCAGGTTTGTAGATGATATGTAGTCTTTACCGGCAGGTTTTATCCACTATGCACACCCTTTCCAAAAAATGAGAATATCAtggaaaagtgtatttatttccaTAATTCCATTCAAAATGTTAAACTTCCATATATTATAGATTCAGGGCCTACAACTGAAACAATTTCAATTATTTAGTTGTCTATTTGTACACAAATTGCTCATAAAACCCACGAAAACAGGATTTAAAAACTGAGAATACAGTGAAGAAATCACCGTTTACTTCTCTACCAGATTGATGAATCTTCTCTGTTTGATAGCTCTTCTGCTGGTGTGCCACATGTAGCCTTTCCTCTAGACTTTCCATTGATATGCTGGGACACAGCACTCTCTCAACCTGCTTAGTCAGGAACTTACATCCTATGGAGGGTCTACTGGACATGTGTCAAGTCTTCATCCTGACTGACACAATTCTGCCAAAGTCAAGCAGTTGAATGAGAAGCTGTGCAGGGGCTTTGAGTTTAGTAGAGGAGTGTGTTGTGTGTGACACTCACTTCCAAACATTCATGTCCTGTCAATTGTGGgctgatttttttcacacttttcTCATTTTTGGAAATCCTCTTTTTGTGGGTTTTGTGAGCTGGAGGCCCAAATTATGTACAAATAAACAAATACTTGAAATCATTAGTCATGGGCCCTGAATCTATCATCTTTGGAAGTTTAACATTTTGAATGGAATTATGGAAATAAACACACTTTTCCATGATAAAATTTTTTGGATTGGGTCTGTAGAAGtcgtcaccaacctttttgagcccaagatccctggtctcagccatatatatatatatatatatatatatatatatatatatatatatgtatgtaggtgtgggaaaaaaaatcacaagactacttcatctctacagaactgtttcatgaggggttccctcaatcatcaggaaattttaatggaagcattcacatacaatggtttatatagggcacagagtgggtgggtacaagcaggcgtagggtgtggtgattggctcatgtgttacctaggaggtgtttccgtctgtggcggcatgttgaaatgatttcactgcgcttgttgagggatgatagatctggatgatatataataaacagtttctctttcaagcataggttgcatcttttattaccactgttgtaaggtgtgctggatgcaagaatttgccatgttattgaatattcaacattattgtctttgaggttccaaatgtgtttgctgagttctgtagaattctgcaaagtctggtttctaaaggaggcgttgtgattattccatcttgttttgaacgctccttcggttaatcctacgtacgtgtcggatgtgttaatgtccttgcgtattacctttgcttggtaaacgactgatgtctgtaagcaccttccgttgagagggcaatcaggtttcttgcgacagttacattcattattggtttcagagtcgtttagtctgggggtaggcagtccttttgcaattgctttgttatatatatatatatacatacacatacacatataaatatatatatatatatatgtgtgtatatatatatacacacatatatattatatatatattatatatatatataatatatgcacCTCATGCATTGTAGCGGGTGTAGTGGGGGTGTGGCCGTTGAAGGGGTTAAAACGCTTCCTTTTTTGTGGATCTGTTGGTCTTTCTCGGTGCACTATAGTAAAGTATAATGTCCTCATTAAACAGATTCTAAGTAGGGATGTGCATTATGGCCTAAAAATCCTTTTGTGATATACATTGCAATAACGACCTGTAACACGATATATCATTGGCATTACAAATGATAATAGAACCAACGTTTGCATTTTCAAAGTAAGCTGctctattaccgtatttttcggattataaatcgctccggggtATACGTCgtactggccgaaaatgcataataaagaaggaaaaaaacatatctaagtcgcatttttaggggaaatttattagataaaatccaacagcaagaatagacatttgaaaggcaatttaaaagaaataaagaatagtgaacaacatgctgaataagtgtaggttatatgaggcataaataagcaactgctatgttaacctaacatattatggtaagagtcattcaaataactataacatatagaacatgctatacctttaccaaactatctctcactcctaatccataaatcccatgaaatcttcttcctggatgtggcttctaaacaactctgccgcttcctcttgtccttttctgctgcatatttcactacgtccagcttgtaatctgcaatacatgatttccttttgactgccatttttgttcagcccttctcactaatctaagttaccgccaaccatgAAATGATGCATTTTAATatttacggcagtagcatatagcagttagcattccatgacccacaatgcacttctgccatgaccctccccccgccgaattcttatttgttgacgtgtgacgattgctgacattttcttcctctcttccgcaaatgagataaataatattatttgatattttacagtaatatgttaataatttcacacgttagtcgctccagagtatatgtcgcacacccggccaaactatgaaaaaaactgggacttatagtctgaaaaatacggtattctctTTGTAGACTCCTAGTATTCTTTTTGGAACTTTCTAGTAACCTGGTTAATCTCTGCTGTACTTAGGGATGGACACTGTTGACGTTTGAATTGATAGGCTGCCAATTCCCAGCACCTAGCTTGGAACAACActggtactcaacggtaccagTTCTTGGTATTTTTGCATGCGTAAATAAATGTAAGTTGTTTgataatcacattttttttaatgtgatatTTCAAAATGAGCTGATTTTGATATTGGTGCTGTCCAGTTATGTCCTGTTTTATTATGACTTGAGTCTCTTTTGCCATGTAGTTGCATTTccaagacactagatggcagtactATCTGTGGTATGTTGTTTAACCAGGAAGTAGCTTTTCCCAGGATGTTGATGTTATGACTGACCCTACAGAAAAACCCTCATTTAgatttttctctctaaaattgcAATTGCAATTCGATTTGTGGGTTTTATATTTTATACCTATAAATGCATAaccggtatagcttggttggtagagtggccgtgccagcaacttgaaggttccaggtttga is part of the Nerophis ophidion isolate RoL-2023_Sa linkage group LG08, RoL_Noph_v1.0, whole genome shotgun sequence genome and encodes:
- the psme3 gene encoding proteasome activator complex subunit 3 isoform X2 — protein: MDDYAAHPSIYEQVDAFRERITAEAEDLVANFFPKKLLELDLFLKDPIINIVEMKDIHSEINLTVPDPILLSNLHDGIDGQNSKKRKLEDEDAVDKVTGTKVFVMPGGMMKSNSNLAVLIEKVKPEIRTLLEKCNTVKMWVQLLIPRIEDGNNFGVSIQEETVAELRTVEGEASCYLDQITRYYITRAKLVSKIGKYPHVEDYRRTVTEIDEKEYISLKIIVSELRNQYVALHDMILKNIEKIKRPRSSNAEALY
- the psme3 gene encoding proteasome activator complex subunit 3 isoform X1 codes for the protein MSSLLKVDNEIKTKVDAFRERITAEAEDLVANFFPKKLLELDLFLKDPIINIVEMKDIHSEINLTVPDPILLSNLHDGIDGQNSKKRKLEDEDAVDKVTGTKVFVMPGGMMKSNSNLAVLIEKVKPEIRTLLEKCNTVKMWVQLLIPRIEDGNNFGVSIQEETVAELRTVEGEASCYLDQITRYYITRAKLVSKIGKYPHVEDYRRTVTEIDEKEYISLKIIVSELRNQYVALHDMILKNIEKIKRPRSSNAEALY